AATTCGAATTATTAGGTAAAGACTCAAACAAATTCAAACTAGTTGGAGCAGAACTCATCCTTAATGCTGGTACAGATCTAAGCCAAGTCAGCAACTTAGAACTAATGATTAAAGCTAGTGGCGGTAAAATCGTGAATGAAAGTGAATTTAATTTTTCCTTTCCAATAGAAACTCACACTGCCATAAAAATGCAATAACCAAAAAAGCCGCCGCTAGAAAACGTCGGCTTTTTATTAGCATCAAGGCACTACTAAAATATCTTCTCTCACTGAGTTTAAAAGCCAACGCATAGTACTCCCCATAAAAATACGTTCTATATTAGAATGAGAGGAACTTCCCATAACCAAAAGTTCGGCATCAACTTCATCACACATGCGTTTAACACCATCAGCTGCGCCACCAGACAAAATCTTCTCAGCGTAGCACAAGCCTTCTAGATCTAAAGATGCGACCATTTCTGACATAACTTTAGTCACTTTCAGTTTCACTTCATCTCGTTCCACATCTTCTTGCGGATAATAGACATTTAATTGTCCCTCAAGTTCCACATAACCCGCACTTTCTGGTATAACATGCACAAAATAAAGCTGTGCTGCACAAGTTCGTGCGACCATCACCGCCACTTCAGCAGCTCTTTTACAGTTATCTGAAAAATCCAATGCACAAACAATTGTTTGAGGTAAGCGGCTAATACTTCTATGTGGGTGAACCCATACAGGCGTATTAGAATGGGCAATGATTCGTTCTGCTTCAGTTGTCAAAAACTTATGCATCACACCTTCAGTATGTCTCCCCACGACAATAAGTGGATTATCATAATCATTGGCAACATTCACCAACTCATTATGGATTCGTCCGATCTGAACAACAGGCTCCTCAATGTGATTGGCTCCATGTTTATTATAAAGGTGATCAACATCAGCTTTAAATTTATTCAGTGCTTCAAGACGAGATTCTTCTGTTTCTCGAGGGTAAAAAGGATTCAAACCCAAAGTTTCAATAACATGTACTGGACGAACTTTGGCTTTAAATACATTGGCTAACTTTTGCGACTCTCTCACTGCCATACTAAAATGATGTTCAGAGAATACGCCTGTGATTATGTTATCTATATGCATCATAACTAAACTCCAATATTAAGTTTTGATACAATATACAACATTTCTCATTCCAATGGAAATTTCCACTAAATATAAATCTTGATCTGCTCAAAATCACAGCCTATAGTGGATTAACTAATTAATCTAAACCAAGGCTAACTTTCAATGAGATCCATACTCTTAATACTCTCAATTTTCTTCCTCGCAAGTTGTGCTCTATTTCAGCCTAGCAACAAAGACCTTTTCTATACTGAATATGAAAACAATCCTGATTACAGCACTCGAAAAATGGGAAGCTACTTCGTCGTTTTAACTTTTAAACCAAAGACCATTTATAATAGCTACCGCGTTGAAGACAATGATAATAAATTTATTTGGCGCATTGGTGACAATGAAATCATTATCGATCAGGATGAGTTAAGCATTAACAAAATTAGATTCGGTAGTATTGAAGGCTCGAGAATTATCAAAATAGACAAAGGCAAAGTCTACGTTGACAACAAATACCGCAGCGCCATCAAATAGTCCTACATTATCCATCCTTACTTATTGCTAATTAATAGACTTAAGTATTAATTATCACTGGATCTACTTGACGCTAGCATACACAAGGTTATAGTACCGACCTTTAAAAGCCAGTAAAGCTACAATTTTTTATATAAACATTTTAATATTAAGTAATAAATACATAAACTTTAAGGAAAATACATGCCATCAGAAGTTAGTGCAAAAAAAGGCGAGCCAATCGACAAGGCTCTTAGACGTCTTAAAAAGAAATTGGACCGCGAAGGCGTACTTCGTGAATTGCGTAACCGTCGCTGCTACGAAAAACCCAGCGAAATCAAAAGACGTGAAGGCAAAAGCCTCGCTAAGCGCATCAGAAAAGAAAATCGCATTCGCTAAGCGAAACGTTGATTTACCCCTTTCAAGCTGGTCTTTATGACCAGCTTTCTTTGTTTATGTTGACTCAAAAAGAACCAAACCATGAGTAAAAAACGCTTAATTACCTCAGCCCTCCCCTACGTCAATAACGAACCTCATCTCGGCAACCTCATCGGCTGCGTCCTCTCTGCCGACTGCTTTGCACGCTTCTCCCGTTCATGTGATTACGAAACTTTATATATATGTGGAACCGATGAATACGGCACTGCCACAGAGACTAAAGCTGCTCAAGAAGGCTTAAGCCCCAGAGAAATTTGTGATAAGTACCACGTCATTCATAAGAAAATCTATGACCATTTCAATATATGCTTTGATGCTTTTGGTCGTACTTCGACTGATATCCACACACAGACTGTACAAGAAATCTTCGAACAAGTTGCCAAGGAAGATCATTTTAAGGTAGTTGAGAACGAACAGTTCTACAGCGAGAGTATGAATAAGTTTCTCGCAGATCGCCTTATCAACGGTACATGCCCCAAGTGCGGTTACGACGATGCCAGGGGTGACCAATGCGATGGTTGTGGGGCATTACTGACCCCTACCGAACTCATTGACCCTAAGTGCAGTGTTGACAAAAGCACCCCCGTTCTAAGGAAGACAAAACACCTTCACCTCAAACTCCCTGAATTAAGCTCTGATTTGGAAGCTTGGCAAAACCATTCTATAGAAGCGGGTCATTGGCCCAACAACGCAGACACCACCACACGTTCATGGATGAAGCGCGGGCTTGAATCACGTGCAATTACTCGCGACTTAAAATGGGGTGTTCCAGTTCCTTACGAAGGGTTTACTGACAAAGTTTTCTACGTCTGGTTCGATGCTCCAATTGGCTACGTTTCAATTACACGAGGTGCTTTCCCTGATACTTGGAAATACTGGTGGCATGACCCCGACAACACTCAACTCTTTCAATTCATGGCAAAGGATAACATCCCTTTTCACTCCGTTATTTTCCCTGCGACTCAAATTGCGTCGGGCGACAAATGGACCATGTGCCATCACCTAGCCTCAACAGAGTACCTCAATTACGAAGATACTAAATTTTCTAAGTCGAGAAACATTGGTGTATTTGGCTCCGATGTTATTGAATCTGGGATTGACGTTGACCTCTGGCGCTTCTACCTACTCGCCATTCGTCCTGAAAAACAAGACTCAGCTTTTACTTGGCAAGAGTTTTTCGATAAAGTCAATAATGAATTCCTAGATAACATCGGCAACTTAGTCAACCGTTCACTCGTTTATGCTAACAAAAACTTCTCTGGTCCCATTGAGCTCTGCGAAGCTACAGAAACGCAAACAGAGTTCAAGAACAAAGCTCAAGAACTAATCAAAGAAATTACTCAAGCATACGAAGCCTGTTCTTTCCGCGAAGCTATTCGTCTTACTCTCATTCTTGGTAAACTAGGGAACAAGTTCTTCCAAGATGAAGAACCTTGGGTAAAAATTAAAGAAGGCAAAGACGAAGAAGTTCGCAGTGCCATCAATATCCTCGTTCATTTAGTTCGAGATATTTCTATACTTCTTTCTCCAGCTATGCCTAACACCGCCAATAAAATTCAAAGTTTCATTGGTCTAAAAGATTTAAAATGGAATCAATTGGGTGACTTCTCCAGTTTAGTAGACCAAGAAGTCACAAAGCCAAGTATTCTTTTTCCTAAATTGGACACGAGTCGAGTCGAAAAATTACGCAGTAAATTTTCTGGTGAAACTGATGCTTTTGAAAAACTTGATTTGCGCGTCGGCAAAATCACATCACTCGAAATCCACCCTGAAGCCGACCATCTC
The sequence above is a segment of the Lentisphaera araneosa HTCC2155 genome. Coding sequences within it:
- the rpsU gene encoding 30S ribosomal protein S21, whose product is MPSEVSAKKGEPIDKALRRLKKKLDREGVLRELRNRRCYEKPSEIKRREGKSLAKRIRKENRIR
- a CDS encoding universal stress protein produces the protein MMHIDNIITGVFSEHHFSMAVRESQKLANVFKAKVRPVHVIETLGLNPFYPRETEESRLEALNKFKADVDHLYNKHGANHIEEPVVQIGRIHNELVNVANDYDNPLIVVGRHTEGVMHKFLTTEAERIIAHSNTPVWVHPHRSISRLPQTIVCALDFSDNCKRAAEVAVMVARTCAAQLYFVHVIPESAGYVELEGQLNVYYPQEDVERDEVKLKVTKVMSEMVASLDLEGLCYAEKILSGGAADGVKRMCDEVDAELLVMGSSSHSNIERIFMGSTMRWLLNSVREDILVVP
- the metG gene encoding methionine--tRNA ligase: MSKKRLITSALPYVNNEPHLGNLIGCVLSADCFARFSRSCDYETLYICGTDEYGTATETKAAQEGLSPREICDKYHVIHKKIYDHFNICFDAFGRTSTDIHTQTVQEIFEQVAKEDHFKVVENEQFYSESMNKFLADRLINGTCPKCGYDDARGDQCDGCGALLTPTELIDPKCSVDKSTPVLRKTKHLHLKLPELSSDLEAWQNHSIEAGHWPNNADTTTRSWMKRGLESRAITRDLKWGVPVPYEGFTDKVFYVWFDAPIGYVSITRGAFPDTWKYWWHDPDNTQLFQFMAKDNIPFHSVIFPATQIASGDKWTMCHHLASTEYLNYEDTKFSKSRNIGVFGSDVIESGIDVDLWRFYLLAIRPEKQDSAFTWQEFFDKVNNEFLDNIGNLVNRSLVYANKNFSGPIELCEATETQTEFKNKAQELIKEITQAYEACSFREAIRLTLILGKLGNKFFQDEEPWVKIKEGKDEEVRSAINILVHLVRDISILLSPAMPNTANKIQSFIGLKDLKWNQLGDFSSLVDQEVTKPSILFPKLDTSRVEKLRSKFSGETDAFEKLDLRVGKITSLEIHPEADHLYVLQVDLGEDKPRTICSGLAKQIEKDSLIDKHVVVVSNLAPAELRGVASEGMVLSVAKKKKLEVLDAGNIAPGTCVIRKDDQLQDKAEITIDEFKEVSLRVKDGLAVTDGEALYAEGNELRTTKTLNGKLA